A DNA window from Plasmodium brasilianum strain Bolivian I chromosome 12, whole genome shotgun sequence contains the following coding sequences:
- a CDS encoding 26S proteasome regulatory subunit RPN3, giving the protein MKEKVKKVEYAEKDVEIKEIEKDEGSNVFVNNLLTSINYINNAIVFKDNRYILRMLKYIKSMRLSIKNESEILMPIMINLIKKIFKENYPIYTILDKYINEFKEIPNVLNEFGNINEKTYIYSLPEIEVFFYIMILLYLLDKKYYEEAMVLSRVIVNRINKLNRRSLDYINAKVYFYYSWVHELGGKLSYVRQELLFIYRNACLHRDIMTQTVVLNLILRDYIKHNLYDLAVKFISKTSFPENLSSNAQYARYLYYIGKILAIQLDYSEAHSKLTQAIRKAPQNNQSAKGFKLEATKMEIIVELLMGDIPDRSLFSNKIMRNKLIPYKHVVTAVRNGDINKFSKVMHDYNKLFMRDGVYLLIKRIHHNVIKTALRIINLSYSRISISDIGKKIGVESPLDIVGITAKAIHDGVIEATIDYDNQYVESKSNSDVYITGDPMKTFHKRIAFCLQLYSDAIKAMQYPDENEKKENEEAKERKIRQQEELAQAEEGDLGDDNDLL; this is encoded by the exons ATGAAGGAGAAGGTGAAGAAGGTAGAGTACGCAGAAAAAGATGTAGAGATAAAGGAAATAGAAAAGGATGAAGGGAGCAATGTGTTTGTAAATAATCTATTAACAAGTATTAATTACATCAACAATGCTATAGTATTTAAGGATAATAGATATATCCTGCggatgttaaaatatataaagagtATGAGattaagtataaaaaatgagaGTGAGATTTTGATGCCtataatgataaatttaataaagaaaatttttaaagaaaattatcctatatatactatattagataaatatataaatgagtTTAAAGAAATTCCTAATGTATTAAATGAATTtggaaatataaatgaaaaaacatatatatattctttaccAGAAATagaagtatttttttatataatgatactactatatttattagacaagaaatattatgaagAAGCAATGGTATTATCAAGAGTAATAgttaatagaataaataaattaaataggAGATCATTGGACTATATAAATGCaaaagtttatttttattattcatggGTACACGAGTTAGGTGGTAAATTATCTTATGTTAGacaagaattattatttatttatagaaaTGCATGTTTGCATCGTGATATTATGACTCAAACAGTTGTTCTAAATTTAATCTTAAGGGATtatattaaacataatttatatgatttaGCTGTCAAGTTTATAAGTAAAACATCATTTCCAGAAAATTTATCTTCAAATGCACAATATGCTAGGTACTTGTATTATATTGGTAAAATATTAGCAATCCAATTAGACTATAGTGAAGCACATAGTAAACTTACTCAAGCTATTAGAAAGGCACCTCAAAATAATCAAAGTGCAAAAGGGTTTAAACTAGAAGCGacaaaaatggaaattatAGTAGAGTTACTTATGGGGGATATACCAGATAGATCTTTATttagtaataaaattatgcgCAATAAATTAATTCCGTATAAACACGTTGTTACAGCTGTTAGAAATGGcgatataaacaaattttcCAAAGTTATGCATGACTACAACAAGCTCTTTATGCGCGATGGGGTCTACCTCCTCATTAAGAGAATTCATCATAATGTAATCAAGACTGCCCTTCGGATAATTAACTTGTCTTACTCTCGCATTTCAATC AGCGATATTGGGAAGAAGATAGGAGTGGAATCTCCCCTGGACATAGTAGGAATAACGGCGAAGGCAATTCACGATGGAGTGATTGAAGCCACAATTGACTATGACAATCAGTATGTAGAATCAAAATCTAATAGTGATGTGTACATAACAGGGGATCCTATGAAAACCTTTCATAAAAGAATAGCTTTCTGTTTACAATTATATTCTGATGCTATTAAAGCAATGCAGTACCcagatgaaaatgaaaagaaggaaaatgaAGAAGCGAAGGAGAGAAAAATTAGACAACAGGAGGAATTGGCGCAGGCAGAGGAGGGCGATCTAGGAGATGACAACGATTTGTTGTAA
- a CDS encoding elongation factor 1-gamma, with amino-acid sequence MNAISYIEVKLLGPKNDIRSMKVQAVASFCNIKLNIPQFEIGKDNKSEEFLKYSPLGRLPVLVTPSGSLFESNAISKYLCSLRREQNLLGKGVFEEAEVNMWVDFNTYELEIPVCCYISNKSNEKSLKHIKDTFTCVNNHLLLNQYMVGNNITLADIFICVIISFAIKSGKLEESLVKKYTNLYRLYDTIFNQKQFKYLFACPQGGKKGAQEKGTKGMDKGTNEKKKKKKGEGDNSDNDDNTNNAGDLLSDELTEKKQKKTNPLDLLPASTFSLDDWKYKFSNEKDLLNNAMPYFWKAYDDKGFCLYYMKYDKLEDECQISFVACNMAGGFLQRLENNFSKYSFAVISVLGENKNYDIEGVWLFRGTEIPFEMKDHPSFEYHIFKKLDISNNDDKKIVEEYWCSKETIAGRPLVDRKVWK; translated from the exons ATGAATGCTATTAGCTACATCGAAGTT AAATTACTGGGTCCAAAAAATGATATACGATCAATGAAAGTGCAAGCTGTAGCTTCCTTTTGTAATATAAAGTTGAATATACCTCAGTTCGAAATAGGAAAAGATAATAAGAGTGAagaatttttgaaatattccCCATTGGGTAGGTTACCAGTGTTAGTAACACCAAGTGGGAGCTTATTTGAAAGTAATGctataagtaaatatttgtGCAGTTTGAGGAGagaacaaaatttattagGAAAAGGAGTATTTGAAGAAGCAGAAGTAAATATGTGGGTAGattttaatacatatgaATTAGAAATACCAGTATGTTGTTATATTAGTAATAAATCGAATGAAAAATCGTTAAAGCATATTAAAGATACGTTTACCTGTGTTAataatcatttattattaaatcaaTATATGGTAGGTAATAACATAACACTTGctgatatttttatttgtgttATTATTAGTTTTGCTATAAAATCAGGAAAATTAGAAGAAAGTTTAGTTaagaaatatacaaatttgtATAGGCTATATGATACTATATTTAATcaaaaacaatttaaatatttgtttgcATGCCCACAAGGTGGTAAAAAAGGAGCCCAAGAAAAAGGTACCAAAGGAATGGATAAAGggacaaatgaaaaaaagaaaaagaaaaaaggggaaGGAGATAATAgtgataatgatgataacACCAACAATGCAGGTGATTTACTAAGTGATGAACTTACtgaaaaaaagcaaaaaaaaacaaatccTTTAGATTTGTTACCTGCTTCCACATTTTCTCTTGATGACtggaaatataaatttagtaATGAAAAAGATTTACTTAATAATGCTATGCCATATTTTTGGAAAGCATATGATGATAAAggtttttgtttatattatatgaaatatgataaattagAGGATGAATGTCAAATATCCTTTGTTGCATGTAATATGGCAGGAGGGTTTTTACAAAGACtagaaaataatttctcAAAATATTCGTTTGCTGTTATATCAGTGTTaggggaaaataaaaattacgaCATTGAAGGTGTATGGTTATTCAGGGGTACAGAAATACCTTTTGAAATGAAAGATCATCCATCTTTTgaatatcatatttttaaaaaactggatataagtaataatgatgataagaAAATCGTTGAGGAGTACTGGTGTTCCAAAGAGACAATTGCAGGTAGGCCCCTTGTTGACAGGAAAGTTTGGAAATAA
- a CDS encoding 60S ribosomal protein L6, translating into MGKPVKAKTSVKNDEGEKYYIVKGKKKVLIPVNAKKTIAKKYYGRKLASKKKYMVQRKIRKSIEVGKIAIILTGKHMGKRCIITKILKSGLLAVVGPYEVNGVPLKRVDARYIVVTSTDIFKFKNISGLKDEFVKLTEDINDDSFLKSLDLKKKQKKLLKNKNEALFMNDVIAKIRQFRKEDPKVQKIEKIQKSLGALLKPEILKDKVFTAYLQSRFTLRNDMALHKMRF; encoded by the coding sequence ATGGGTAAGCCAGTTAAGGCAAAAACGAGTGTAAAAAATGACGAGGGAGAAAAATACTATATTGtgaaaggaaagaaaaaagtgtTAATTCCAGTGAATGCTAAAAAAACAATagctaaaaaatattatgggAGGAAATTagcatcaaaaaaaaaatatatggttcaaagaaaaataagaaaatcaATCGAGGTAGGAAAGATtgcaataatattaacaggAAAACACATGGGTAAAAGAtgtataataacaaaaattttaaaatcaGGTTTACTAGCAGTTGTTGGCCCATATGAAGTCAATGGAGTACCATTAAAAAGAGTTGATGCAAGATATATAGTTGTTACGTCAACggacatttttaaatttaaaaatatttcaggGTTAAAAGATGAATTTGTCAAACTAACTGAAGATATTAATGATGATTCATTTTTGAAGTCTTtggatttaaaaaaaaaacaaaagaaattacttaaaaataaaaatgaagctCTTTTTATGAATGATGTTATTGCAAAAATAAGACAATTTCGAAAAGAAGACCCCAAAGtacaaaaaattgaaaaaatacaaaaaagtcTTGGAGCATTATTAAAACCAGAAATTCTGAAAGATAAAGTTTTTACCGCTTATCTGCAGTCGAGGTTTACCTTGAGAAATGATATGGCTTTGCATAAAATGAGATTCTAA